In Pyrus communis chromosome 8, drPyrComm1.1, whole genome shotgun sequence, one genomic interval encodes:
- the LOC137741855 gene encoding telomere repeat-binding protein 5-like isoform X2 — protein MVMQKRLDYGFNGYQVPVTPKASRSARKRRAVRKMVEDNAMGAFDLLATVAGKLLLEGESSPASSHTSIGKDQCAGIKENYLAGDKTLKAEPCDRGSSDRIPLVSEYKSTGQNLSSCSKASPVHQNESHSVMTTSDCSERFVSDMLASGKCKNELGSLTGKIEAGYSGNRESGECKLDNEVKVLVKDETNKSGEVVTSTGPDMCSFQDPVVWEGEPPPLLSSDSSTKVPMYVDHIPQRSFPASRDDVKLVGRDDDENFFGCTHPSTAMKYSRPAPSRIGDRRIRKILASKYWKVAPKSKDETHSNSYRDMKPNYHNRKNCYKRQRSQMNMPFKKRRLFDRSTVPNPDQGISREGFFDLRGKGTKGNASASCSKMQATGMSSSVGGQHSSFQSRNSHVKLRIKSFRVPELFIEIPETATVGSLKKTVMEAVTAVLGGGLCVGVLLQGKKVRDDNKTLLQTGISQDDHLDSVGFSLEPNPSRTPPPLCSDGSPSMLPCDDVKPLTRYQPGPTGELLPEPHVASFGSYIESDHDSAPSPTDMSAEKSTTDSKALVAVPDVSVDALAVVPGNRKSRRFDIGQRRIRRPFSVTEVEALVQAVEKLGTGRWRDVKLRAFDNAKHRTYVDLKDKWKTLVHTARISPQQRRGEPVPQELLDRVLTAHAYWSQQQAKQQLKQPETCLLV, from the exons ATGGTGATGCAGAAGAGGTTGGATTACGGATTCAATGGCTATCAGGTGCCTGTCACTCCTAAAGCTTCTAGATCAGCAAGG AAGCGTCGTGCAGTTAGAAAGATGGTTGAAGACAATGCAATGGGTGCATTTGACTTGTTGGCGACTGTAGCTGGCAAGTTATTGCTCGAGGGAGAGAGTTCTCCGGCTTCCAGTCATACATCAATCGGAAAAGATCAATGTGCAGGTATTAAGGAGAATTATCTGGCTGGAGATAAAACCTTGAAAGCAGAACCTTGTGATCGAGGCAGTTCTGACAGGATACCTTTGGTATCTGAATATAAGTCAACAGGTCAGAATCTAAGTTCGTGCTCCAAGGCTTCTCCAGTTCATCAGAATGAAAGTCATTCGGTTATGACAACTTCTGATTGCTCGGAGAGGTTTGTTTCTGACATGTTGGCAAGTGGAAAATGCAAGAATGAATTGGGAAGTCTTACTGGGAAAATAGAAGCAGGCTATTCTGGGAACAGGGAGTCTGGTGAATGTAAATTAGATAATGAAGTTAAAGTATTAGTAAAGGATGAGACTAATAAGAGTGGGGAGGTGGTTACCAGTACCGGGCCTGATATGTGCAGTTTTCAGGATCCGGTTGTCTGGGAAGGTGAACCTCCTCCACTACTTAGTTCAGATAGTAGCACCAAGGTGCCTATGTATGTAGACCATATTCCTCAGAGATCTTTCCCCGCTAGCCGGGATGATGTAAAATTAGTTGGTAGAGATGATGACGAAAATTTCTTTGGGTGTACTCACCCTAGTACAGCCATGAAGTATTCAAGGCCAGCGCCGTCGCGTATTGGAGACCGAAGAATACGGAAAATATTGGCTTCGAAATATTGGAAAGTAGCTCCAAAGTCGAAGGATGAGACACATTCTAATTCCT ATCGGGATATGAAACCAAATTAccacaacaggaagaattgcTACAAACGGCAAAGATCTCAAATGAATATGCCTTTCAAGAAAAGGAGGCTTTTTGACCGTAGCACAGTTCCAAATCCTGATCAAGGTATTAGTAGAGAGGGATTCTTTGACTTGCGGGGGAAGGGAACCAAAGGAAATGCTTCTGCTTCGTGTTCAAAGATGCAAG CCACTGGGATGTCTTCTTCGGTAGGAGGTCAGCACTCATCTTTCCAATCAAGGAATTCACATg TGAAGCTCAGGATCAAGTCGTTTAGGGTTCCAGAGCTATTTATTGAGATTCCGGAGACGGCAACTGTTGGTTCATTAAAG AAAACAGTTATGGAAGCAGTGACAGCGGTACTTGGAGGTGGATTATGTGTTGGTGTACTTCTTCAAGGAAAGAAAGTGAGAGATGACAACAAAACTTTACTGCAAACAGGAATTTCTCAAGATGACCATCTAGATTCTGTGGGATTTTCCTTGGAACCCAACCCTTCCCGAACCCCTCCACCTTTATGTTCTGATGGTTCTCCCAGTATGCTTCCTTGTGATGATGTAAAGCCTTTAACAAG GTACCAACCGGGTCCTACTGGCGAACTACTACCTGAACCTCATGTGGCCAGTTTTGGGAGCTACATTGAAAGTGATCATGATTCAGCACCCTCTCCAACTGATATGTCAGCTGAAAAAAGCACAACAGATTCTAAAGCACTGGTTGCTGTTCCAGATGTGAGTGTGGATGCACTAGCTGTGGTTCCTGGGAACAGGAAATCAAGGCGGTTTGATATTGGACAGCGCCGAATTCGTCGACCTTTCTCTGTTACCGAAGTGGAAGCACTTGTCCAAGCGGTTGAGAAACTTGGTACCGGAAG GTGGCGTGATGTTAAACTCCGAGCTTTTGACAACGCTAAGCATCGAACATATGTGGATTTAAAG GATAAGTGGAAAACCCTAGTGCACACCGCGAGAATATCTCCTCAACAGAGGCGGGGAGAGCCCGTCCCGCAAGAGCTCTTGGACAGGGTCCTAACAGCTCACGCGTACTGGTCCCAGCAGCAAGCCAAACAACAGCTCAAACAGCCCGAGACTTGCCTTCTCGTCTAG
- the LOC137741855 gene encoding telomere repeat-binding protein 5-like isoform X1 translates to MVMQKRLDYGFNGYQVPVTPKASRSARKRRAVRKMVEDNAMGAFDLLATVAGKLLLEGESSPASSHTSIGKDQCAGIKENYLAGDKTLKAEPCDRGSSDRIPLVSEYKSTGQNLSSCSKASPVHQNESHSVMTTSDCSERFVSDMLASGKCKNELGSLTGKIEAGYSGNRESGECKLDNEVKVLVKDETNKSGEVVTSTGPDMCSFQDPVVWEGEPPPLLSSDSSTKVPMYVDHIPQRSFPASRDDVKLVGRDDDENFFGCTHPSTAMKYSRPAPSRIGDRRIRKILASKYWKVAPKSKDETHSNSCKWLPRTKRIYRDMKPNYHNRKNCYKRQRSQMNMPFKKRRLFDRSTVPNPDQGISREGFFDLRGKGTKGNASASCSKMQATGMSSSVGGQHSSFQSRNSHVKLRIKSFRVPELFIEIPETATVGSLKKTVMEAVTAVLGGGLCVGVLLQGKKVRDDNKTLLQTGISQDDHLDSVGFSLEPNPSRTPPPLCSDGSPSMLPCDDVKPLTRYQPGPTGELLPEPHVASFGSYIESDHDSAPSPTDMSAEKSTTDSKALVAVPDVSVDALAVVPGNRKSRRFDIGQRRIRRPFSVTEVEALVQAVEKLGTGRWRDVKLRAFDNAKHRTYVDLKDKWKTLVHTARISPQQRRGEPVPQELLDRVLTAHAYWSQQQAKQQLKQPETCLLV, encoded by the exons ATGGTGATGCAGAAGAGGTTGGATTACGGATTCAATGGCTATCAGGTGCCTGTCACTCCTAAAGCTTCTAGATCAGCAAGG AAGCGTCGTGCAGTTAGAAAGATGGTTGAAGACAATGCAATGGGTGCATTTGACTTGTTGGCGACTGTAGCTGGCAAGTTATTGCTCGAGGGAGAGAGTTCTCCGGCTTCCAGTCATACATCAATCGGAAAAGATCAATGTGCAGGTATTAAGGAGAATTATCTGGCTGGAGATAAAACCTTGAAAGCAGAACCTTGTGATCGAGGCAGTTCTGACAGGATACCTTTGGTATCTGAATATAAGTCAACAGGTCAGAATCTAAGTTCGTGCTCCAAGGCTTCTCCAGTTCATCAGAATGAAAGTCATTCGGTTATGACAACTTCTGATTGCTCGGAGAGGTTTGTTTCTGACATGTTGGCAAGTGGAAAATGCAAGAATGAATTGGGAAGTCTTACTGGGAAAATAGAAGCAGGCTATTCTGGGAACAGGGAGTCTGGTGAATGTAAATTAGATAATGAAGTTAAAGTATTAGTAAAGGATGAGACTAATAAGAGTGGGGAGGTGGTTACCAGTACCGGGCCTGATATGTGCAGTTTTCAGGATCCGGTTGTCTGGGAAGGTGAACCTCCTCCACTACTTAGTTCAGATAGTAGCACCAAGGTGCCTATGTATGTAGACCATATTCCTCAGAGATCTTTCCCCGCTAGCCGGGATGATGTAAAATTAGTTGGTAGAGATGATGACGAAAATTTCTTTGGGTGTACTCACCCTAGTACAGCCATGAAGTATTCAAGGCCAGCGCCGTCGCGTATTGGAGACCGAAGAATACGGAAAATATTGGCTTCGAAATATTGGAAAGTAGCTCCAAAGTCGAAGGATGAGACACATTCTAATTCCTGTAAGTGGCTGCCTCGTACTAAAAGAATTT ATCGGGATATGAAACCAAATTAccacaacaggaagaattgcTACAAACGGCAAAGATCTCAAATGAATATGCCTTTCAAGAAAAGGAGGCTTTTTGACCGTAGCACAGTTCCAAATCCTGATCAAGGTATTAGTAGAGAGGGATTCTTTGACTTGCGGGGGAAGGGAACCAAAGGAAATGCTTCTGCTTCGTGTTCAAAGATGCAAG CCACTGGGATGTCTTCTTCGGTAGGAGGTCAGCACTCATCTTTCCAATCAAGGAATTCACATg TGAAGCTCAGGATCAAGTCGTTTAGGGTTCCAGAGCTATTTATTGAGATTCCGGAGACGGCAACTGTTGGTTCATTAAAG AAAACAGTTATGGAAGCAGTGACAGCGGTACTTGGAGGTGGATTATGTGTTGGTGTACTTCTTCAAGGAAAGAAAGTGAGAGATGACAACAAAACTTTACTGCAAACAGGAATTTCTCAAGATGACCATCTAGATTCTGTGGGATTTTCCTTGGAACCCAACCCTTCCCGAACCCCTCCACCTTTATGTTCTGATGGTTCTCCCAGTATGCTTCCTTGTGATGATGTAAAGCCTTTAACAAG GTACCAACCGGGTCCTACTGGCGAACTACTACCTGAACCTCATGTGGCCAGTTTTGGGAGCTACATTGAAAGTGATCATGATTCAGCACCCTCTCCAACTGATATGTCAGCTGAAAAAAGCACAACAGATTCTAAAGCACTGGTTGCTGTTCCAGATGTGAGTGTGGATGCACTAGCTGTGGTTCCTGGGAACAGGAAATCAAGGCGGTTTGATATTGGACAGCGCCGAATTCGTCGACCTTTCTCTGTTACCGAAGTGGAAGCACTTGTCCAAGCGGTTGAGAAACTTGGTACCGGAAG GTGGCGTGATGTTAAACTCCGAGCTTTTGACAACGCTAAGCATCGAACATATGTGGATTTAAAG GATAAGTGGAAAACCCTAGTGCACACCGCGAGAATATCTCCTCAACAGAGGCGGGGAGAGCCCGTCCCGCAAGAGCTCTTGGACAGGGTCCTAACAGCTCACGCGTACTGGTCCCAGCAGCAAGCCAAACAACAGCTCAAACAGCCCGAGACTTGCCTTCTCGTCTAG
- the LOC137741855 gene encoding telomere repeat-binding protein 5-like isoform X3: MVEDNAMGAFDLLATVAGKLLLEGESSPASSHTSIGKDQCAGIKENYLAGDKTLKAEPCDRGSSDRIPLVSEYKSTGQNLSSCSKASPVHQNESHSVMTTSDCSERFVSDMLASGKCKNELGSLTGKIEAGYSGNRESGECKLDNEVKVLVKDETNKSGEVVTSTGPDMCSFQDPVVWEGEPPPLLSSDSSTKVPMYVDHIPQRSFPASRDDVKLVGRDDDENFFGCTHPSTAMKYSRPAPSRIGDRRIRKILASKYWKVAPKSKDETHSNSCKWLPRTKRIYRDMKPNYHNRKNCYKRQRSQMNMPFKKRRLFDRSTVPNPDQGISREGFFDLRGKGTKGNASASCSKMQATGMSSSVGGQHSSFQSRNSHVKLRIKSFRVPELFIEIPETATVGSLKKTVMEAVTAVLGGGLCVGVLLQGKKVRDDNKTLLQTGISQDDHLDSVGFSLEPNPSRTPPPLCSDGSPSMLPCDDVKPLTRYQPGPTGELLPEPHVASFGSYIESDHDSAPSPTDMSAEKSTTDSKALVAVPDVSVDALAVVPGNRKSRRFDIGQRRIRRPFSVTEVEALVQAVEKLGTGRWRDVKLRAFDNAKHRTYVDLKDKWKTLVHTARISPQQRRGEPVPQELLDRVLTAHAYWSQQQAKQQLKQPETCLLV, encoded by the exons ATGGTTGAAGACAATGCAATGGGTGCATTTGACTTGTTGGCGACTGTAGCTGGCAAGTTATTGCTCGAGGGAGAGAGTTCTCCGGCTTCCAGTCATACATCAATCGGAAAAGATCAATGTGCAGGTATTAAGGAGAATTATCTGGCTGGAGATAAAACCTTGAAAGCAGAACCTTGTGATCGAGGCAGTTCTGACAGGATACCTTTGGTATCTGAATATAAGTCAACAGGTCAGAATCTAAGTTCGTGCTCCAAGGCTTCTCCAGTTCATCAGAATGAAAGTCATTCGGTTATGACAACTTCTGATTGCTCGGAGAGGTTTGTTTCTGACATGTTGGCAAGTGGAAAATGCAAGAATGAATTGGGAAGTCTTACTGGGAAAATAGAAGCAGGCTATTCTGGGAACAGGGAGTCTGGTGAATGTAAATTAGATAATGAAGTTAAAGTATTAGTAAAGGATGAGACTAATAAGAGTGGGGAGGTGGTTACCAGTACCGGGCCTGATATGTGCAGTTTTCAGGATCCGGTTGTCTGGGAAGGTGAACCTCCTCCACTACTTAGTTCAGATAGTAGCACCAAGGTGCCTATGTATGTAGACCATATTCCTCAGAGATCTTTCCCCGCTAGCCGGGATGATGTAAAATTAGTTGGTAGAGATGATGACGAAAATTTCTTTGGGTGTACTCACCCTAGTACAGCCATGAAGTATTCAAGGCCAGCGCCGTCGCGTATTGGAGACCGAAGAATACGGAAAATATTGGCTTCGAAATATTGGAAAGTAGCTCCAAAGTCGAAGGATGAGACACATTCTAATTCCTGTAAGTGGCTGCCTCGTACTAAAAGAATTT ATCGGGATATGAAACCAAATTAccacaacaggaagaattgcTACAAACGGCAAAGATCTCAAATGAATATGCCTTTCAAGAAAAGGAGGCTTTTTGACCGTAGCACAGTTCCAAATCCTGATCAAGGTATTAGTAGAGAGGGATTCTTTGACTTGCGGGGGAAGGGAACCAAAGGAAATGCTTCTGCTTCGTGTTCAAAGATGCAAG CCACTGGGATGTCTTCTTCGGTAGGAGGTCAGCACTCATCTTTCCAATCAAGGAATTCACATg TGAAGCTCAGGATCAAGTCGTTTAGGGTTCCAGAGCTATTTATTGAGATTCCGGAGACGGCAACTGTTGGTTCATTAAAG AAAACAGTTATGGAAGCAGTGACAGCGGTACTTGGAGGTGGATTATGTGTTGGTGTACTTCTTCAAGGAAAGAAAGTGAGAGATGACAACAAAACTTTACTGCAAACAGGAATTTCTCAAGATGACCATCTAGATTCTGTGGGATTTTCCTTGGAACCCAACCCTTCCCGAACCCCTCCACCTTTATGTTCTGATGGTTCTCCCAGTATGCTTCCTTGTGATGATGTAAAGCCTTTAACAAG GTACCAACCGGGTCCTACTGGCGAACTACTACCTGAACCTCATGTGGCCAGTTTTGGGAGCTACATTGAAAGTGATCATGATTCAGCACCCTCTCCAACTGATATGTCAGCTGAAAAAAGCACAACAGATTCTAAAGCACTGGTTGCTGTTCCAGATGTGAGTGTGGATGCACTAGCTGTGGTTCCTGGGAACAGGAAATCAAGGCGGTTTGATATTGGACAGCGCCGAATTCGTCGACCTTTCTCTGTTACCGAAGTGGAAGCACTTGTCCAAGCGGTTGAGAAACTTGGTACCGGAAG GTGGCGTGATGTTAAACTCCGAGCTTTTGACAACGCTAAGCATCGAACATATGTGGATTTAAAG GATAAGTGGAAAACCCTAGTGCACACCGCGAGAATATCTCCTCAACAGAGGCGGGGAGAGCCCGTCCCGCAAGAGCTCTTGGACAGGGTCCTAACAGCTCACGCGTACTGGTCCCAGCAGCAAGCCAAACAACAGCTCAAACAGCCCGAGACTTGCCTTCTCGTCTAG